DNA sequence from the Vicia villosa cultivar HV-30 ecotype Madison, WI linkage group LG3, Vvil1.0, whole genome shotgun sequence genome:
CCATATACACCAGGATTTTTGATCCCTATGCGAGATCCTCCATATGGCATGCCAACATCCTTCATGGTAAATTTACATAATTGTACGTCTACATACACAAATCCATTAGCATCCACATTCTTATCATTACAAGTATCAGGTTTTGGCATCAATAATATGGGTCATAATACGCGTCAAACAGGATTCGCTACCCAATTGCATGCACTTACGACAAACTCCTCAGCAATTTTGAGGCAATAGATGGATGAGAGCAATCATGAAATGTTGGGGGTACTCGTTGAACAAATGAGTGCAAACTTTAACATTTTGATCCAGAATGCAACCCAGACAAACTCGAAAAATGCCCAGGCGAACTAGCAAATGGTAATGCAGATGGGACAAATTGCAGACTTCTTCGGGGCTCTCAGGGAACCAATTCAGCCACCACGTCGTGATTGGATAAGAGGAAATCAGGGTAGAACATTTGAAGAAGATCCAACAATTAACCAAGTACAGCCAGGAATGCACAATGCTAGCGAAAGTAATTAGGGAATAGGAATCAAACTACCAAGAAATCAATAGGATATACCCCCGAAAGAAGAACCACAGAGGGTTGTGGTAGTTGATCGAAACCAGAATGCTGACAAAGTTTTCCAACGCGTTCGACAAAATGAGATGCTAGGAGAAAATAACCTGACCCCCATAATCGAAAGGATTATGGCACAAAATGGAGTAAATGTTGGCCTTCGACGGCCAAATTATATATTTGAGCATATCTTACAAACTAAATTACCCAAGGGCgggaaagtcccaaaattcacaaAATTCTCTAGTGACACCACTGAATTCACCATCAAACACATAGTCAGGTATCTTACCGAGGCTGGAGACATAGCGAATAATGAAAATATAAGGAtaaaatatttccctagttcgctaaccaAAAATGCTTTCACTTGGTTCACCACCCTTTCAGCGAATTCCATCCAGGATTGGCCTTATTCCATGAGCAGTTCTATATAGGCCAGTCGAAGATAAGTCTAAGAAAATTGGCCAACATAAAATGCAAATTTAGTGAACCCATAGATGAGTATCTCAACAGATTCAGCCTATCAAAGGCAAGGTGCTTCACATAAGTTCCTGAACACGAATTGGTTGAGATGGCTCCGAGAGAGTTAGATTTCTCTATAAGAAAGAAGGTATATTCCAATTAtctgagagatatggcccaattggcagacagggttcgacaagtagAATGCTTGAAGGTTAAAAAGGCTAGAGCGAATAGAAttaataaaaaggaaagggtTTCATATGTCGAGGCCGAGGAAGACGAACACGAAATTTATGATGAACTTTTAGCCTTCGAAGAAGGCGAAGTAGAATTGGCTGAGTTAAAGCAAGGGCCATCTTATCATTGTAAAATGTTAGCCCCTTTGAATGGGAAGAATTCTATTGAACCCGAAAAGAACGATAAACAACTTGCTGCTTGGCCGTAAGTAGATTCATGGCGCCGGGGCAGTTTCATCCTCACTTCACCAAAGGATTGAAATTTTGAGAGAAGATGGGATAATTGAAAATATAGAAGCGGATCAAAGTTATTATATGGTAGAAATTAACCATGTTGACAGGAGAAACTTCGACAGAAATCTGGCTAACATAGGGTCGTGCAATCCTGAAGGAGATATATACTCACCAACAAAGAATGCCCTCTATTTCCTTACTCTACTCCCAAAAGGATTCCAATGGGATCGAGAAATCATGGgcgaagaaaatgatgtggagGGGTTTCCTGAACTTCGGCCAATTGAATGGGGGGAAGAAGACATTGACCATGTCTGAGTccagtttttttgaaaagattttggctTACTTAgtcgaaaacaaatggaaaacgGCCTTGGAGGCCGAAGTAAAGTACATGGTTGTCGAAGCCAATAATGAAGAAATTCGCACAAAGGGGCCTGGAGACAACTTTAAACCAGAGCCCACTGACGAAGCAACACCCATTGAGGAAAAAGACCAGAGgatggatgcaatatacgacgaagagcctttggggTTCGAGTAAGATCCAACAGCGCAAGGTGCAAAAATGATGGCGCAAGATCCTCTCGAAGAAGTAGATTTGGGGGAAGGGTCCATCAAAAGACCCACCTATGTCAGCGCGAAACTCGACCTAGAAATGAAAAGCAAGGTGATCCAACTACTGAAGGAATACAaggattgttttgcttgggactatgacgAAATGCCAGGGTTAAGTAGAGACCTCTTTGAATTAAAGCTGCCTATAAAGGATTGCGAGAAGCTCATCAGCCAGACGCCGAGGAGATTCGCACCAGAGATTCTTTccaaaataaaagaagagatCAAGAGACTCCTCCGATGCAAATTCATTCggactacaaggtatgtcgaatggattgcaaatatagtacctgttattaaaaagaatgagtCCTTAAGGGTTTGCATTGGTTTTTTGAGACTTGAATTTTGCAACCCCTAAGGACGAATACCCTATGCTTGTGACAAAAATGTTGGTTGAATCAGCTGCAGACTTCGAGTATCTCACCATGCTTGATGGATACTCTGGATATAATCATATATTCATTGTTGAAGAAGATGTGCCCAAAACAACTTTTTGTTTCCATAGGGCATTAGGCACCTATGAATGGGtggttatgccttttggtttaaaaaatgttgGGGCAACTTACAAAAGAGCGATGAactctatatttcatgattttatcgAGACTTTTATGCAGGTGTATATTGACGACATAGTGGTAAAATATGTATTTGACAAAATTCATTTGGATTACCttcgccaatcattcgaaagaatgagaaaatatggtttgaagatgaatccccttaaatgtgtcTTTTTTGTGTAGGCAGGAGATTTTTTTTAGGCTTTGTGGTCTACAAGAAGGGAATAGAGATTAATCAAAACAAGATGAAGACCATTGTGGAAACTAAAGCACCATCATCGAAGAAAGAGTTGCAGTCCCTActtgaaaaaataaatttcttaagcagatttattttgaatttaagtgGGCGAACTCAAACCTTCTCTCCCCTTCTGCGGTTGAAACAAGGAGTCTTCAAATGGAGGCAGGAGCGCCAAGAAGCGTTTGACAAGATCAAACAATACCTTGCTCAATGTTGCTACCGTGAaaaaacaacagagtcgccactgttTTATATCGGAACCAAAATTATGCTTGATAAACCTACAAGGTTAGCACTTCGATGTCAGTTAACGAGTTCAAAAAGGGATAGAGTAAAATTGCAAAAAATATAAATGTATCTTGAGTCCAAAAAGGGATGGTGTAAAATTgcaaaaaatattaaatgtatgTATCTTGAGTCCAAAATGTATCTCACGGGCGCAGAAGTATTTATCTTCAGTTCGAGCCGGTTGTTTGGCCTTCTTTGGAGCACTAACAAACCTCTTTTTATTGGGCTTCAAACGACTCATAACAATTCTATATATTGATCAGGTTATAATGAAAAAtccctaagagtgtgtttggatgaggtaattagaaattttaagggaatttaaaattcaaagcaattcaaatgattcaattgaaatccattcattttaaattattttgtttggatgaagtattaaagtaattcattgttagattttttgggtatttttttataaaatataaaaaatttggaccaaattaaaaaattgaaaagtagggaccaaattgcaatttttaaaaatttgaaggaccaaattgtaaattttaaaaattattaaggaccaatttgcaattttttaaattttttggggtcaattttataattttggaaaatatgaggaccaatttgtaaaatttgaagaaataataataacaaatacattctatggaacatgagaggaatttcaaattctttggtttttggtgtcatttcaaaatgattaaatttaacttagatgaaatactccataaatttccatcattttaacaattcttcatttttgtatccaaacaatggattttgatcaaatcattttaaattccctcaaaacattactttccctcattaaaatgctccatccaaacacactctaagtgtTTCTTTTACAAGTATATACTTAAAAACCTACAAGaaatcaaagaaaattaaatcaaaattattGCATCCGATGATTCTTCTTAATTCCTTATGCATGTTCCTCTTTATGCAGGTTTATACATCATCCTATCAATCACCATGTAAAGATTGCACCAAGAGCTTACACAAACTAGTTAATCAATGCACATTTAATGTCTCCCTTGTCTAAACTCTAAACAAATGGAAAATGTTCAATGGTGGCTGCTGGACTACATGCTGAAGGATTTTAATTTTCCAACTTCACACAGTCGAAGATCATCGATCGTCCAACAACAAATGAACaacttaaaattcaaaatatagtATAGAAACGAATTTCATAAAGTCAAAATACAAATTATTCGATCTTCGCCTAACTGTCAAAATTCTTTAAACGTGTGATCGCGTCTTTCCTAACTACAAACGCATACTAAAATGAAAATCAATCTGTAATTGCCTATGAAGATTAGGATTCGAAACAAtccatttcttctcttctttctctaacTGTCTAACTGATATCGCAGCAAGAAACCGTTTGATAAACTCTTTACAACACTCCTTTCCGCGACAAACTACTTCAAAACTTTCCTCACCTCTTGAATCATTTCTCTTCACACCACAATCTTCAtcttttttcccatatacaacaCTTGATTCATCAAACTTCAGCACAAATGCTCTCTGACACCCTTCAAAAAGTCTCTCCCCCAAAGAATCAATGATATAGTAAGCATCAATCTCTACCTTCAAAATAAAGAAATGATCATTCCAACTAACTATGTAAATTCTCTCCTCAAAATCATCCATCTTGTTGTTCTTTATCTCTTTCCAAATCTCatcaaaagacatagctccttcTAAGCAACGAAACTTCTCCGGCGAGAAAAAACCTGTGTATGATTTCTGAGGTAGAACAGTTACAGGTCTCAAATTCGCATCTATGACTGTCTCTAAATCAAAATGTTTATCTGGAAAGAGCTTTGAGTAATAATCACTTCTGCATAATTTTCTCCACTCAGATGAACCTTGTGTGATGAGGTTATCAAATTGTGTTCTTGTTGGTATACTACCTTGATTGGAATGAAGCCAGTGAGCTATTAACGCAACTAAAACCGTGCATGCACTTTCACCCGAAGCCTTTTCACTTCGTTGATCAAAGGAAGCGAAAAACACATTTGTTTTGATCTTTGTTTGGCAATCTCTGCTTAAAATATAATTGGTTCCCCATTTACTTGCACTTCCATTTAGTGTGTTGAAATTTGGCTTTTTCTCTGAGGTTAGAAACGTGATTCTTGGCTCTTTGGGGCTGGTGCTAGATGAACTGCCACCACTTGTTGTGGACTCGTTCGATGAATCGTCCGAGTCAAACACGGGAGAATCGTCTGATTCGAAAGAATCAAAGTTGATGCCATTGTTTTTGTTTGTCAAGCATGTTAGATATTTTACTTTTTCTATGATTCCGTGTTTCTTATCTGGCTTTACCGTGTTTTCAAAGGTTGTTCTTGCTGAGTCACATGACCTTAGACAAAcctgtaaaaaataaataaataaattaatcaatcaaaccgtaGTTCTTTCTATTAAGTTCAGCGTCAATTTCCACTAGAACAACTAATTATTGGTAATTTAAAATATGGtttaatcaattaatataaaGTGATTAGAGTTGTATGATTAATGTAGTAATAGTtagaaaaaataaaggaaaatggaGCATACCGAAAGGTTAGCTTCGAAGATTAAACCATTGACTTTCAACCGTATTGGAAGCTTCCTTTGAATATTGGATTCGTTCTTCATCTCCTCCATGTTAAGGGTCATAGAAACTTTTCCCACCACCGTCCTTCTATCTTTTGATTCTTCTACACCATCCTCGGACTATATACATGAATGAAAACAAATAGTAAGACATTCATTGAATTGATGAAAAACAAAGGTAAAAAACATAACAAGATGTTACTTCTTACATGATATAAGACATGAAATGCCACGTGGCATACATCTTTGAGTGCAAGATCAAAAACACAGAGGTCGCGTTCATCCCAAACAAGAGAAGGAGTTTTTGCAGAAGTGATGAATCTACGACAGGGCGTGGTGTGAGTACAAGGTCGTTTTAACGTACGATGATGAAATTGAAAGGGAATTATGGAACAAGAAGGAGGAGAAGAATTTTGATGATTTTCTTTCTTAATCCATGTTATTTCAATGGCTAATCTGTCGTTTACAGTAGTGGAAACTTTGGCTCCAAAAAGTCCTA
Encoded proteins:
- the LOC131655122 gene encoding uncharacterized protein LOC131655122, producing the protein MTMMKWWLGSGQSNKHAVKVTQLKLQLGLFGAKVSTTVNDRLAIEITWIKKENHQNSSPPSCSIIPFQFHHRTLKRPCTHTTPCRRFITSAKTPSLVWDERDLCVFDLALKDVCHVAFHVLYHSEDGVEESKDRRTVVGKVSMTLNMEEMKNESNIQRKLPIRLKVNGLIFEANLSVCLRSCDSARTTFENTVKPDKKHGIIEKVKYLTCLTNKNNGINFDSFESDDSPVFDSDDSSNESTTSGGSSSSTSPKEPRITFLTSEKKPNFNTLNGSASKWGTNYILSRDCQTKIKTNVFFASFDQRSEKASGESACTVLVALIAHWLHSNQGSIPTRTQFDNLITQGSSEWRKLCRSDYYSKLFPDKHFDLETVIDANLRPVTVLPQKSYTGFFSPEKFRCLEGAMSFDEIWKEIKNNKMDDFEERIYIVSWNDHFFILKVEIDAYYIIDSLGERLFEGCQRAFVLKFDESSVVYGKKDEDCGVKRNDSRGEESFEVVCRGKECCKEFIKRFLAAISVRQLEKEEKKWIVSNPNLHRQLQIDFHFSMRL